The Coccidioides posadasii str. Silveira chromosome 3, complete sequence genome contains a region encoding:
- the MTG1 gene encoding Mitochondrial GTPase (BUSCO:331022at4751~EggNog:ENOG410PK4S~COG:S~BUSCO:9982at33183), translated as MGSTFVPRQVFNVSENIPRSYFLGHHRAGLRRMRSMLDSIDHVIECRDFRIPFTSINPLFEHVLGDKKRTIIYTKRDLAGDRKLAMQKIESQVLRWDKRTSKVFVVDKFSKSSMAPFIKYLRTIPLAQDQVTGYRMLVVGMPNVGKSSFINYLRQQCMDLPSMSKAASTGDEPGVTRKVGSPIKVLNRKQCGMYVYDTPGVFVPYVAEPESMVKLATCGIIKRSLVSDLTISDYLLYHINKNKPYAYRKYCEPTNDIMELLNAFALKSGCLAKGGVPDINMASRKFNHMWREGKFKYFVMDDVLSITTVKRREWQETFKEMFADDKIDTEEQPTSTMSVI; from the exons ATGGGGTCGACTTTCGTCCCTCGTCAGGTCTTCAACGTGTCGGAGAATATTCCGCGCTCCTACTTCCTAGGTCATCACCGAGCCGGCCTCAGGAGAATGCGCTCCATGCTAGACTCGATCGACCATGTCATTGAGTGCCGTGACTTTCGGATACCGTTTACTTCAATAAATCCGCTCTTTGAACATGTATTAGGGGATAAGAAGCGGACGATAATCTATACAAAACGAGATCTGGCCGGGGACCGGAAACTTGCGATGCAAAAG ATAGAGAGCCAGGTTCTTCGCTGGGATAAGCGAACGTCGAAAGTGTTTGTCGTTGACAAGTTTTCGAAAAGCTCCATGGCGCCCTTCATTAAATACCTTCGGACAATACCTCTCGCGCAAGACCAGGTGACCGGCTATAGGATGTTGGTTGTGGGGATGCCGAATGTTGGAAAGTCCTCATTTATCAATTACCTTCGACAACAATGCATGGACCTGCCGTCCATGTCGAAAGCTGCCAGCACTGGCGATGAGCCGGGAGTTACAAGAAAGGTCGGCAGTCCTATTAAGGTCCTTAACAGGAAACAGTGCGGGATGTATGTATATGACACCCCTGGTGTCTTCGTCCCATACGTTGCCGAGCCGGAGAGCATGGTCAAGCTCGCAACGTGTGGGATTATCAAGAGGTCCCTGGTCTCCGATCTCACAATTTCGGATTACCTCCTATACCATATTAACAAGAACAAACCATATGCATACCGGAAATACTGCGAGCCCACGAATGATATCATGGAGTTGCTCAATGCATTCGCTTTGAAGTCTGGCTGCTTGGCGAAGGGGGGCGTGCCCGATATCAATATGGCGTCCCGAAAATTCAATCATATGTGGCGAGAAGGGAAATTCAAATACTTTGTAATGGATGATGTATTGTCCATTACCACAGTCAAGCGACGAGAGTGGCAGGAAACTTTCAAGGAGATGTTTGCGGACGACAAAATCGACACGGAGGAGCAGCCGACTTCCACTATGAGTGTGATATAA